The region GCAGGGTAAGTTTCAGGATATCTACGATTTCGTGGAAAAAGTAGATATGCACATAGTCAATAAGAAAAACATGGAAGGCCTTGCCTATGCAGGTGCTTTTGATTGTTTCGATATAGAACGCCACAACTTTTTTGCAACCGACGAAAAAGGGCAAACCCTCATAGAGCAGCTCATTAAATACGGGAACCGCATGAAAGAGGAAAGTGCCAGTGCACAGCAATCACTTTTTGGCGGAGCAGATGAAGGTTTTAAAGTTGCAAAACCAACGGTTCCTCAGGGTGAATCATGGACAAAAATGGCCCGCATGAACATTGAGAAGGAGTATGTAGGAATATACCTTTCGGAGCACCCGCTTGATGATTATAAACTTGAACTTGAACATATCTGCAATGCCCGGTTCATTGACCTGCAGCAAGACATGGAGTCTTTGGAAAATAAGGAGGTGACCGTTGGGGGCATGGTCACAGAAGTCAGGCACCTCACAACAAAAAATGGCAAGCCATGGGGCAAACTCACAGTGGAAGATTTTAGTGGTTCCTATTCATATGCACTTTTCGGTCGCGATTATATGAACTTTAAACCCTATATGGAGAAAGATTGGTACTTGCTTATTAAAGGCAGGGTACAGAAAAGGGAATGGGGAGATACCAATGAACTGGAGTTTAAAATTAAAGAAATAAGCAACCTTGTTGATGCAAGGGATGAAAAAATTAACAGCATCAACATTAAAATACCAATTGATTCACTTACTGAAGATTTGGTGACAGAAATGTATGATATTATGGAGCAGGGTAAAGGTAAAAAGGAGTTACAGTTTATGGTTTTCGATCCCAGGAAAGATATTGTAATACCAATGTTTTCGAGAAATATAAGTGTTGATATTTCAAAGGAGCTGGTCGAATACCTAGACAGGTTTCCTGAACTTGAATATAGTTTGAAATAAATGGCAAAATAATTGCTAAATTTAATCCAAAATTTTAAAACTGAATATTATGGCTATTGAAGTAACTGAATCGAATTTCGACGAAAAGGTAATACAATCAGACGTGCCTGTAGTAGTAGATTTATGGGCAGAATGGTGTGGCCCCTGCAAACTGCTTACTCCTATTATGGAAGAGATGACCACCGACTATGAAGGAAAAGCACTTATTGCGAAGGTTGATGTTGACAGCAACCCTGGAATCGCTGCCAAATTTGGTGTGCGGAATATTCCAACAGTACTTTTCTTCAAAAATGGAGAAGTTGTAGATAAGCAGGTCGGAGCTGTTCCGAAAGACAAATTGACAGAAAAGCTGGATACATTGATCTAAATGTGTAAATTAAAGATATTTTAACAGGCTGTTCAACAAATTGAACAGCCTTTTTTTGTTACTTTGTCATGAGGGAAAATGTTTTGTTATGACCGATAAAATTACCGTAGAGAAAATACAGGAAGTTCGACACCTCAACAGCCTTGATTTTTTTGCACGCCAAATAGTAGAAGGCTTTATTACTGGTCTGCACCGAAGTCCATTTCATGGTTTTTCAGTAGAGTTTGCCGAACACAGAGCCTACAATAACGGCGAATCTGTGCGTTTTATAGATTGGAAACTTTATGCACGAACAGGGAAGCTTTTCGTAAAGCGATTCGAAGAGGAAACCAATTTGCGCTGTCAGATTGTTATTGATACTTCGTCGTCAATGTTTTTTCCGACCGAAAAAAATGTGAATAAACTACAGTTTAGTGCATATGCATCTGCAGCGCTTATTCATATGCTCAACAGGCAGCGCGATGCCGCCGGACTCTCACTTTTTGATGAGCAACTGCAGTTTCATACACGAGCCAGAATGAGCAAGAATCATATTCAAACTTTATATGCCAGGCTGGATGAGCTTCTTAAGCTTAAATATGAACCAAAGCAAAGAAAACAAACCCGTATTTCAGATGTATTACACCAAATTGCTGAAGCAGCACATAAAAGATCTTTGATTGTGATATTTTCAGATATGTTTGAAAACGAAGATGCTGCAAACCTTTTTAATGCACTTGAGCACCTGCGATACAATAAACATGAGGTTATTGTGTTTCATGTACATGACAGGCAATATGAGGATGCTTTAGTATTAGAAGACAGGCCTCACAGGCTTATTGATATGGAAAACGGTGAAGAAATGAAGCTTAAGCCCCAGGAGGTAAGAAAACTTTATGGTGAGCAAATGCGGGCTTTTTATGAGCAGATAAGAAAGAAATGTTTACAGTATAAAGTTGATTTTGTTACAGCTGATATTAATGAACCTTTTGATAAGGTACTAACATCATTTTTAGCCAGAAGAAGTCGTATGTTTTAAAAAAGAATTCAGGTGAAGCAGCTACTTGTCCTTATTCTTATAATTTTTTTTACTCCTTTATTACTATCGGGGCAAAGCCCGGTCAATGATTCCACCCATAGGCCCAAAATAGGGTTAGTGCTAAGTGGTGGTGGTGCAAAGGGTATGGCTCACGTAGGCTTTCTTAAAGTAATGGAGCAAGTCGGTATTGAACCCGATTATATTACCGGAACTTCAATGGGTAGCATTGTGGGTGGTCTTTATTCTATTGGTTATTCCGCCGACGAAATTGGCGATTTACTCAGAAACCAGAACTGGAATGAGGTACTTTCAAATGACATTAAACTCTCTGATATAAGTATAAACGAAAAAGATAGTTACGGGCAGTATTTCGCAGAATTTCCAATTCAGGGTATTGAAATAAAACTGCCTAAAGGGCTCATATTTGGACAGCGTGTAATGGAATTGCTAAACCATTATACCCTGCCCGCCTACAATATTCATAATTTTGATTCATTACCAATCCCGTTTAAATGCGTTGCCGCCGATATTACCAACGCCGAACCCGTGGTGATGGATACCGGAAACCTTGCAATGGCAATGCGTGCAAGTATGGCCATACCCACCGTTTTTACACCTGTATTGTGGGGAGACAGGTTACTTGTCGATGGAGGGTTAAGCCGTAATTTTCCGGTAGAAGAGGTGAAAAGTATGGGAGCTGATATCGTTTTAGGGGTTTATACAGGCGGTGTACTTAAGGACAAAGAGTCATTGAATTCCATGATTGATATCCTGACTCAATCTGCATTTTTTATGGGTATATTCGATGCAGAAGAGCAAAAGAAAATGGTCGATATTTATATTGAACCCGATCTTAATGGATATACTGCAGCAGACTTCGTTCAGGTCGATTCTATTATTCACAGGGGTGAACAGGCAACGCTAAAGGTATATCAACAATTAGACTCTCTCCAGCAATCGCAAAAACAATATAAACAGATACCGGAACGAAAAAGCTTGTCTTTGCCTGATAGTATTGTGATTCAGAAAATTATTACACGTGGTATAGCTCCCAAATATTCTGCATTTGTAAAGGCACGTTTAGGTGTTGAACCTAACAAGCCCTTTCATATCAATCAACTTGAAGATGGTATAAATCGAATTTATGGTAGTCGATATTTTTACAGGGTTTATTATGGTTTTGAGGATGCTGATGATGGCGGGCAGGTGTTAGTGATATATGCAGAAGGTAAGCCGACTGGTTTTTTGGGTGCAAGTGTGCACTACGACTCAGAAAAACGAGCTGCTTTATTGCTTAATGCAACATTTCGCGATTTAGTGATACCATCGAGCCGGTTGAGCTTAACTGCCAACTTATCTGAAAACCCTGGCTTTCAGGTAGATTTTTTTAAATATTTTGGCCGAAAACGACGATATACCATTGGTACGCAGTTTAATACAGATGCCTTTGATGTGCCGGTTTACACGATGGGTGATTTAAGCAGATTGTATAAATACAACTATACTTCTTACGAGCTTTATACACGATATGCACTTACCAATGATTCACGAATTAGCGGGGGAGGCATGTTCGAGCGTACTTCTGTAAAGCCTAAGGTGCACAACACCAATGATTTTAAACGTTGGCTTGTCAAGAACAAACAGCTGTACGCTTCTTTTGAGCTAAATACCACAAATGCACGATATTTCCCCACACGGGGACTGGATTTATCTTTAAGGTATGAGTATAACTTTGATTTGAATTATGACATTACGCTGGAAGATACCATATCTAATTTTGAGAGTGAAATGTTCAATAAAACATTTGGAAGTCTTAAGTTTCATCTGGATTATTATCAACCTGTGTGGGATCAGTTCACTTTTCATGCTTATTCTCATGCAGGCCTCACGTTTGGTGAGAATTTCACCCTGGTAAAACAGTATATGGCCGGGGGTATTTTTACAGCCTATTCTTATCTGATTCCGTTTACAGGATTTAATGAATTGGAATATACAGCATTGCAAATTTTGTCAGGTGGTAGTGGTTTGCAATATGAGTTGTTTACAGATGTTTTTATAGAACCCCGGGTAAATATCTTACTATCGGCAGATTATATTGAGGATTTTATTAATACATCGCTTGAGGAAAGGTTTATTCTTGGTTATGGACTTAAGTTGGGATACTCATCAATTATTGGCCCTGTTGTGGTGAGTGTTTCTTCAAACACTTACAACAACAAAGTCCGTTCTTTTTTTAATTTGGGTTACCGTTTCCGGTTTTAGATACCTCGCCAATCGATTAGGTGTTTTGTTTCGTCCAGCGTGTTTACTTCTCCAAATAAAAAATCGTTTTTCCGTTTAGCAGAGCACATCATAGGGTGGTGAGACAGTGTTTTGTTTTTAATATCCAGGTTCTCTGTTATTTTTTTTGCATGTCCGCCCCAAAGAATCCAAACGAGATCCGGGTATTGGTAATTAATAAATCCGAGTAAGTTTTGTGAAAATTCCTGCCATTGTTTACTATGACTGTTAGACAACCCGGTTTCGCAGGTAAATGCAGTATTGAGCAATAAAACACCTTGTTGCTCCCAGTTTCTAAAAAGTTCTTGTGGGCCGGCTATGAATTTATTATCGGTATTCCAATCCACAATCTTTTTATATGGAAAAATTTCTCCATAATAGGTTTTGTAGATAAGCCGAATGATATTTTTTAAAGAAACATTACGGAAAGGATGATTCCAGTCTTTAAGTGTGCCAACTTCAAAAGCTCTTCCCGTAGCAACACCTGCCCGGGGGTAGGGGTCCTGTCCAAGGATAATGGTTTTTACATTGCTCAACGGAACCGTTAAAAAATGTAAAACCCGCGAAGCCGGAGGAGTGAAATCATTTTGGGTAGTTTTATCTGCTATGCTTTTAAGAAGTTTTTTGTTTTCTGCATTCAGGAAATCTGTCCATTCAGGAGCAACAGGCGTATGTAAATTATTTAAAAATATTGACATAGGTTAGTAAATCTGTGTACGATAATTTTTCATTTCTTTTTCAATATGCGGAGCTTCAGGCATAATTGAATACAGTAGTTTTTTAAAACCACTGCCATGATTTGGATGTATGGTATGGCAAAGCTCATGAATTATTACATAATCGATCATTCTGGTCGGCAGCCGCATTAATTGAATATTCAGGCTGATGTTCCCTTTGGTAGAGCAACTGCCCCAGCGGGTTTTATTGTTTCTGAAACTAAGATTGTTGTAGCGGAATTTAAACTGTTTGGCCAGTTCCTGGGTTCTTTTTGGAAGGTATTTAGAGGCTTCATCTTCGAGCACAAAATCAATAATATTTTTTATCCCCTGTTGGAAAGCCGGATTTTTGATATCGATTTTTTGAGGTACAGCAATCACATATTCAGGCTTCTTACCCATTAGGCGAAGCCGGTCGGTGTCGTTTTGTTGAATGGTAAATTGGTTGAAGAAGGTCTCAATAGTTGTTTGATGTTCAAATACTGTTCTTTTTTGCTCAATCGACTTGTTGTAAGCTTGTTTTTCCAGAATCCATTTTTTCTTGCGTTCGATAACGCGGGCAATTTGTTTTTGCGAAGCCGAAGCAGGCGAAGAAATGGTCACAATATCGAAGGGTTTAAGGCGTATATTGAAGTTTTTCAGTCCGTTTTTAGGGACTATTTTAATTTTACCTATCTCTTTATCTTCCAGATAATAGTATTTCGCTTTCATAAGTACAAAAAAAGTGAAAATAACTATTAATTCGGCATTTATATTAAAAAGATTTTTTACCTTTGCCGCACTTTAATCAAACGATAATGTTATGCCAGTAAGAATTAGATTACAGAGACACGGAAGAAGACATCATCCCTTCTACTACGTAGTAGTAGCAGATAGCAGGGCGCCACGAGATGGTAGATTTATCGAACGGATTGGTTCATACAATCCTATGACAAATCCTGCTAGCGTACAACTGGATTTTGATAAGGCATTATCGTGGCTGCAAAAAGGAGCACAACCTTCAGATACTTGTCGCTCCATCCTATCAAGGGAAGGTGTCATGATGTACAATCACCTGTTAAAAGGTGTGCGTAAAGGAGCTTTTGATCAGGCAACCGCCGATAAAAAGTTTGAAACCTGGAAAGCTGAAAAAGATGTGAAACTTCGTGATGAAGCAGAAAAAACAACAGCTGAAAAGGAAAAAGAAAAAGCTGAGCGTTTGGCCAAAGAAAAAGAGGTCAATGAAGAACGCGCAAAACAGCTTGCTGAGAAAAATGCTGAACTGAATGCTGCTGCAGAGGCTGAAGCTAAAGGTGAAGAAGAAGCCGCTGAAGCTAAAGAAGAGCAGGCAGAAGCCAGTGAAGCACAAGCAGAAGGAGAAG is a window of Salinivirga cyanobacteriivorans DNA encoding:
- the trxA gene encoding thioredoxin, coding for MAIEVTESNFDEKVIQSDVPVVVDLWAEWCGPCKLLTPIMEEMTTDYEGKALIAKVDVDSNPGIAAKFGVRNIPTVLFFKNGEVVDKQVGAVPKDKLTEKLDTLI
- a CDS encoding DUF58 domain-containing protein → MTDKITVEKIQEVRHLNSLDFFARQIVEGFITGLHRSPFHGFSVEFAEHRAYNNGESVRFIDWKLYARTGKLFVKRFEEETNLRCQIVIDTSSSMFFPTEKNVNKLQFSAYASAALIHMLNRQRDAAGLSLFDEQLQFHTRARMSKNHIQTLYARLDELLKLKYEPKQRKQTRISDVLHQIAEAAHKRSLIVIFSDMFENEDAANLFNALEHLRYNKHEVIVFHVHDRQYEDALVLEDRPHRLIDMENGEEMKLKPQEVRKLYGEQMRAFYEQIRKKCLQYKVDFVTADINEPFDKVLTSFLARRSRMF
- a CDS encoding patatin-like phospholipase family protein, with protein sequence MKQLLVLILIIFFTPLLLSGQSPVNDSTHRPKIGLVLSGGGAKGMAHVGFLKVMEQVGIEPDYITGTSMGSIVGGLYSIGYSADEIGDLLRNQNWNEVLSNDIKLSDISINEKDSYGQYFAEFPIQGIEIKLPKGLIFGQRVMELLNHYTLPAYNIHNFDSLPIPFKCVAADITNAEPVVMDTGNLAMAMRASMAIPTVFTPVLWGDRLLVDGGLSRNFPVEEVKSMGADIVLGVYTGGVLKDKESLNSMIDILTQSAFFMGIFDAEEQKKMVDIYIEPDLNGYTAADFVQVDSIIHRGEQATLKVYQQLDSLQQSQKQYKQIPERKSLSLPDSIVIQKIITRGIAPKYSAFVKARLGVEPNKPFHINQLEDGINRIYGSRYFYRVYYGFEDADDGGQVLVIYAEGKPTGFLGASVHYDSEKRAALLLNATFRDLVIPSSRLSLTANLSENPGFQVDFFKYFGRKRRYTIGTQFNTDAFDVPVYTMGDLSRLYKYNYTSYELYTRYALTNDSRISGGGMFERTSVKPKVHNTNDFKRWLVKNKQLYASFELNTTNARYFPTRGLDLSLRYEYNFDLNYDITLEDTISNFESEMFNKTFGSLKFHLDYYQPVWDQFTFHAYSHAGLTFGENFTLVKQYMAGGIFTAYSYLIPFTGFNELEYTALQILSGGSGLQYELFTDVFIEPRVNILLSADYIEDFINTSLEERFILGYGLKLGYSSIIGPVVVSVSSNTYNNKVRSFFNLGYRFRF
- a CDS encoding uracil-DNA glycosylase, yielding MSIFLNNLHTPVAPEWTDFLNAENKKLLKSIADKTTQNDFTPPASRVLHFLTVPLSNVKTIILGQDPYPRAGVATGRAFEVGTLKDWNHPFRNVSLKNIIRLIYKTYYGEIFPYKKIVDWNTDNKFIAGPQELFRNWEQQGVLLLNTAFTCETGLSNSHSKQWQEFSQNLLGFINYQYPDLVWILWGGHAKKITENLDIKNKTLSHHPMMCSAKRKNDFLFGEVNTLDETKHLIDWRGI
- a CDS encoding M48 family metallopeptidase, with product MKAKYYYLEDKEIGKIKIVPKNGLKNFNIRLKPFDIVTISSPASASQKQIARVIERKKKWILEKQAYNKSIEQKRTVFEHQTTIETFFNQFTIQQNDTDRLRLMGKKPEYVIAVPQKIDIKNPAFQQGIKNIIDFVLEDEASKYLPKRTQELAKQFKFRYNNLSFRNNKTRWGSCSTKGNISLNIQLMRLPTRMIDYVIIHELCHTIHPNHGSGFKKLLYSIMPEAPHIEKEMKNYRTQIY
- a CDS encoding 30S ribosomal protein S16; translation: MPVRIRLQRHGRRHHPFYYVVVADSRAPRDGRFIERIGSYNPMTNPASVQLDFDKALSWLQKGAQPSDTCRSILSREGVMMYNHLLKGVRKGAFDQATADKKFETWKAEKDVKLRDEAEKTTAEKEKEKAERLAKEKEVNEERAKQLAEKNAELNAAAEAEAKGEEEAAEAKEEQAEASEAQAEGEAEVAKEAEAPEAKEDDAKKADDENQKKAEN